CAATGGTTTCGCTCAACCCCGCACTCACGGTTGGCCACCAGCTCGCCGAAGGGCTGAAGTTGCATCGCGGTCTAGGCGCCGAAGAGACCCGCGAACTCTGCGTGAAGATGCTCTCTCGGGTCCGCATCACCGATCCAGAGCGCTGTCTTAAGTCCTTCCCTCACGAGTTTTCTGGAGGCATGCGGCAACGAATCATGCTGGCATCGGTTCTGTTGCTGAAGCCGAAGCTCCTGATTGCGGACGAACCCACCACGGCGCTCGATACGCTTAGTCAGCGCGAAATATTGGAGCTCATGGTCGAGCTTGCCCGCGACAACGGAGTCGCAACCCTGCTCATCACACATGATCTTGGGCTCGTCTCGCGTTACTCCGAGCGGGTGATCGTCCTCGAAAAGGGCAAGCTCATCGAAAGTGGTGATACGAGCCAAGTATTGACGCAACCAGCCCACAGCTATACGCGGCGTCTCGTCTGCTCGCGACCTCAGCGTTCGCAGAATAAGCAAGCACCTGCTCCTGACCGCGAAGTCCTTCTTCAAATAGACCAGGCCTGCATCTCCTACCCTGGTCGGCCAGGTCTCTTCGGACCCAGCGCTGTGAAGCCAATCGTGCACAACATAGACCTGACACTACGCGAAGGTGAAATTATGGCGCTCGTGGGCGCGAGCGGATCCGGCAAGACCACGCTTGGCCGTGCAGTGATGGGACTCAAGGGTCTTGACTCAGGAGCGATCCGCTTCGATGGCAAAGATATCGCGAAATTATCCAGAAAAGAGATGCGGACCTTCCGCGCCCAGGCCCAACTTATCTTCCAGGATCCCTTCTCTTCTCTCGACCCACGCATGCGCATCGACGACATCATTGCAGAACCCTTACGCCATGCACCTGGAACGACTGCGGAACATTTTAGAAGAGTCCAGGAAGTTCTCTCCGAAGTAGGTCTGACCGACTTCGGTAACCGGTATCCCCATGAGATGTCGGGCGGCCAACGGCAGCGAGTCGCCATCGCCCGTGCCATCGTCTCGCGTCCGCGCCTCGTTGTCGCTGACGAGCCAGTCTCGGCACTCGACATGACCATCCAGGCGCAGGTGCTCGCCCTACTTCAACGCCTGCAGGCCGATTACGGATTTGCCTGTCTCTTTATCACGCACGACCTTTCGGTCGTGGAACAGGTTGCCAACCGGGTCATCGTAATGTCTAACGGACGCATCGTCGAGTCAGGCCTTGCCGATGAGGTCTTGAGAAACCCTCAGCACGGCTACACGCGCGCCCTGCTTGCAGCCACCCCAAGCTTGCCGCAATTGACCTACACAGAGATCAGTTTGCCTTGAAGATCCGGATCCTGCCTCGCTCCTGAGTTCACGTTCACTCTCCGCGATACAGTAATTCTGTCTCCTGCAAACCGGCATACGACCGTATCTCGAAAAGTTGTTTCTGGAAAGATCCAGTTCAGTTCCAGAGTATCCGAGTCTAACCATCGTCCTCCCGCGACGACGCGTAGGGGCGTTAGGTTGTAGCCATGGTGCAAACGCGCTCCCGGCATATCTGTTTCACCTTCAAGCCAGTTGCCGATCCCGGCAGTCACGGCGTACTCACCCTCGTTGTCGATGAGGCGAAAGGTACATACCGCAGGAGAGGTATCGAGGTGCAGAGCCTTCACCCCGAACGGATTCTCCTCAACGTTGTAGATGAGTATGCTGGCGTGCTCAAACCGAGATTCAACCAGTGACATCAGCTTTTCAACTTCCGTCTCTTTCTTCAAACGCGCTTCCAGCCGAGCATCAGCAACATCCTCAGCATTCAACGTATGCTTCGGGAAGAGACGTGACAGATACCTGTGAACCAGCGGGACCAGATGTCCGGAGCAAGCCATCGAATCGTTGATTGCGCTCGTGAACGTTATCACCGCGTCGTAGGCGGGAGAGATCAGAATCAGTTGCCCAAAGAGCCCCATGGCATAGAATTCTCCCTCCGGTCCTGTAACCCAGTGGTAGCCATAGTTGCTGTCGCCATATGCTCGCGTCGCATCGTCGACCCACGTCTCGGGCAAGACCCGTTTGCCTTTCCACATACCCTTCTGCAGATGCAGAACTCCAAGCTTCAGTAGATCGACGACCTTGCAGCTGAGGCCATTCCCTCCGGGATTAATCCCCTCCGGCCCCATGTCCCAGATTTCTCCCTCGATATCCAAGGGTTCAAACAAACGCGGCTTCAGATAATCATGCATCGTCTGGCCTGTAACTTTGGTGACGATCGCCGAAAGCATGTAGCTTGCCGCGCTGGTGTAGACGTAAACAGTTCCTGGCTTATGCACTACAGGAATTTTGAAGAACTCCGCAATCCAACTCGTCTCAATCGCGCGCCACCGCGACCCGGAAGTCTCCTCCACGTGTCCGGTTCGCATTGTCAGCAAATCCTGAATGGTCATTGCCGCGAGGTTCGCATCGACTCTCGCCGGGAGATGCTCGGGGAAAAAACTTATTACCGTGTCGGTGAGCGACAAACGCCCTTCTTCCAACGCCAACCCAATCGCACACGCGGTAAAACTCTTGGTCACCGAATGACTGATACGAGGCCGATCCGAGCGATACGGCCACCGGTAAGCCTCTACGGCCAGATGCCCGCTACGGTATACAAGCAAACTATGCACGTCTAGACCGGCATCTTTTGCCTCATCGAGTAAGGCTGCAACCGCATCCGCGTCAACGCCAACCTCTCTGGGGCGCACACGCAGCAACCCATCGGCCGGATTGACCTTCATTTCAAGCTCCCAAATAAAGCAGCTGGCACCAATACATTTCCTTCCATCAGACGCCGTGCACTTCGGCTCATCACCGCCTTAATCAACACCCATGTTCCATTTCTCTGCTCGGCCACAGCACCTGCCATCATTACACCGGAAGGATGTCCAAATCTCACCCCGCTCATCGTCTTGCCCAGAAGGCGATGAATTACCGTGCCGGGTATCGCAGCCGCGACCCCGAGCGCAATCGCGCCTGTCCCTGTCATCGCATGATGCAGTTTTCCCATCGACAGGATCCTCGCATTGAGATCGATCATCGTTGGGTCGACCATCTTTCCGCTCGAAGCCTTGTATCCCAACGGGGGCGATACGAAGCAAAGCTTTGGCGTATGCAGTCGCCGCAACGTCGCCTCTTCCACGGTTGCGGCAAGTCCCATGCGCACTGCTGCATGGGCTCGGACCGTCTCTAATATTGCGAGCAACTCCAAGTCCTCGTTTACATCCTTCTGCATCTCATCGCCGCGCATGCCAATCTGTGCGGCATCGACAAAGACCGCGGGATTACCGGCGAAGATCATCGTCGCTTCCACGTCTCCCAGCCCCGGCAGCTTCAGCACATCCATCGCATTGCCCGTCGGAAACATCCCATGGCCTTGTGACTGCGCTTCCGACTCCAGAAATTCGACTCGAATCTCGGCCGCCGGAAATGTGACGCCGTCGAGTTCATAGTCTCCGTCTTCGACGACATCGCCGTCCATCATCGGGATATGGGCAACGATTCTTGCATTCAAACTCGTGTGCCTCATGCGCACACTGGCGATTCCGCTGGAAGGAGCACCCACGATTCCTTGCGCAATCGCAAATGGCCCCACTGCCGACGTCAGGTTTCCGCAGTTGCCCGACCAGTCGATGATCGCTTTATCGATTGCGACCTGCCCAAACGAATAATCGATATCGCAGTCTGGCAGTGAGGACGGTCCCACCAACATCACCTTGCTCGTACTCGAGGTCGCCCCACCCATCCCGTCGATCTGCTGCCCGTACCTATCCGGGCTTCCAATCACTCGCAGCAGGATCCGGTCTCTCAACTCAGCGTCCTCTGGCAGGCTATCGGTGCGGAAGAAGACTCCCTTGCTGGTGCCGCCGCGCATATAGACTGCGGGGATTTTAACTTGATTCATTCCATCTTTCCTTCTGCGAGAGGGAAGCCTCGCCACCACAAACGCCTGAGTTACAAAAAGCAACTTTCTTAGCCCCTTTGCAGATTCCCTCAGAACTTACGACTTTCTCCATTCCGGCAGGTCGGAGGAAGATTTGTTCTCGATTAGTGGGAACCGTGACACAAAAGCTGCATAATTGTATTTTATATAAACTAAGATCAAAATGATGCTTTTGTCGATCTACGATTTTATGGTCTATGTCTCAGTCCATCAGGTCGGCACTCGTGCCAATGGAGACCTATGAATTCCAAACATCCGGATTCCTTTCAAGCCGCCTCCACCCTGATCTCTGGCGATCAGAGAGTGCACTTTTTTCGCCTGCACGCGCTGGCAGATGAAGGCATCAACCTGGATCGTCTTCCATTTGCGCTTCGCATTCTGCTCGAAAATCTTCTTCGCTGCGAAGACAACCGCACCGTCACCGCGGAGGACATCCGCTTTCTCGCCCACTGGGACCCGAAGGCCGAAGCGTCCCGAGAGATCGCCTTCATGCCCTCCCGCGTCCTCATGCAGGACTTCACTGGCATCCCTGCCATCGTCGATCTCGCCGCGATGCGCGACGCTATGGTTGCCCTCGGCGGCGACCCAAATAAGATCAACCCACTCCAACCGGCTGAACTCGTCATCGACCACTCTGTTCAGGTGGACGAGTACGGAACTAAAAACGCCTATGACATCAACACTGCGCTGGATTTTCATCGCAACCGTGAGCGTTACTCCTTCCTCAAGTGGGGACAATCATCCTTCGATAATTTCTCCGTTGTGCCCTCCGGCATGGGCATCTGCCATCAGGTCAATCTCGAATATCTCGCCGGTGTCGTCTTCACCGGTACACCGGACGCCGAAGGTAACGTCACGGTCTATCCCGACACGCTCATTGGCACCGACTCCCACACCACGATGATCAACGGTCTTGGAGTTCTTGGCTGGGGTGCTGGCGGCATTGAGGCTGAGGCGGCCATGCTTGGACAGCCAGTCTCCATGCTCATCCCGCAGGTCGTAGGCTTTCGCCTCACGGGCAAGTTGAAGGAAGGAACCACTGCAACCGACCTCGTCCTGACGGTGACCGAGCTGCTTCGCAAGCACGGCGTTGTCGGCAAGTTTGTAGAGTTCTATGGTCCCAGCATCTCCGAGCTGCCGGTCGCTGATCGTGCCACTATCGCGAATATGGCCCCTGAGTATGGGGCGACATGCGGGCTCTTCCCTGTCGACGCAGAGACATTGCGCTACCTGCGCCTGACCGGTCGCACCGACGAACAGATCGCGCTCGTTGAGGCCTACTATCGCGAGCAGGGTCTCTTCTACACTGCCGATACGCCCGAGGCCGAATACAGCTCTGTGATAGCACTGGATCTTGGATCAGTGGTGTCCAGCGTGGCGGGACCTAAGCGCCCGCAGGACCGTGTCGCTCTCTCGGCGACCGCAAGCTCTTTCGAACACCAACTCCCCGGCCTCCTTGGTCCAAACGCTAATCGATCCAGCATTCGCCAGATTCTCCGCTGGGAGGGCGAAGGTGGGCACGCCAGCTTAGAGGGAGATGTCACCCATAGCCTCGGCGCACCAATCGAACCGGTATCGCCCAGGACTTCCGTACGTAGCCGGTTCGGTATTGATCCAGAGCCTTATCTGCATCACGGCTCCATCGTGATCGCGGCTATTACCAGTTGCACCAGCACCTCGAACCCGTACATTATGATGGCCGCAGGTCTGCTTGCAAAAAAAGCAGTCGAAAAAGGTTTGAAGACACCGCCCTGGGTCAAGACCTCACTCGCACCCGGCTCGCGTGTCGTCACGGATTACTACGTCAAGTCGGGCCTCATGCAGTATCTCGACGCACTCCGTTTCCATGTCGTCGGCTACGGGTGCACCGTCTGCATAGGTAACGCTGGCGCTTTGCTCACGGACGTATCGCAGGCTATCGAAGACCATGGGCTGGTCGCCGTCTCGGTCCTCTCTGGTAATCGCAACTTCGAAGGCCGTATCTCACCCGAGGTTCGCGCCAACTATCTCATGAGTCCCCCTCTTGTCGTCGCGTATGCTCTCGCCGGGCATATTGGACACAACTTTGATACGGACCCCATCGGTCCCGATCAAGAAGGTGCACCTGTTTTCCTGAAAGACATCTGGCCCACCCAGGCCGAGGTCTCCGAGGTCATCGCTTCTTCGATCAACTCATCCATGTTTCGCAAACAGTACAGCACCATCTCCGACGGCGATCAGAACTGGCAGCGCCTTCAATTTCCCGTCGGTCAGACCTATGGTTGGGAATCAGGATCGACCTACATCCGCAAAGCTCCTTATTTTGAAGGCATGCCATCACAGCCAGCACCGGTTCAAGATCTGCAGGGAGCACGCATTCTGGCTTCCTTAGGCGACTCCATCACTACCGATCACATCTCGCCTGCGGGCTCTATCAAACCGAACGGGCCAGCTGGCAAATACCTCACCGATCACGGTGTCAAACCAGCAGACTTTAATAGTTACGGCAGCCGTCGCGGCAATCACGAGGTGATGGTCCGCGGCACCTTCGCCAATGTGCGCCTGCGCAATAAGCTCACTCCTGACACGGAAGGTGGCGTCACACGGCTGCTACCCGAAGGTATGTTCACAACGATCTACGAAGCCTCCGTGGCCTACGCTCAACGCAATACGCCTTTGGCCATCCTTGCTGGCAAGGAATATGGCTCCGGATCTTCGCGTGACTGGGCTGCCAAGGGTCCGCGTCTGCTCGGTGTCCGCTTCGTCATCGCCGAGAGCTATGAACGTATCCATCGCTCCAATCTGGTCGGCATGGGCATTCTGCCGTTGCAGTTCCTTCCCGGCCAGAATGCAGAATCACTCGGTCTGACCGGTGAAGAGATCTACTCCGTCGGAACTGCTCCAGGCCAGCTTCGCGATCTACTCGACACTCAATTTACAAGTGGAAAGACAATTACTATTCGCACTGAATCGCAACCCGGCATTTTCATCGAGTTTCCGGTCACCGTCCGTATCGACACTCCGCAGGAGATCCTCTACTACCAGCACGGCGGCATCCTGCAGTATGTCCTGCGTCAGTTAGCAGCTAGACCATAGACCTTTCAATACGACAGGACGACCGTCCTCATTCACAGAACTCTCACGCAGGGCTTCATCGAACTCCATTTCATCGGACGAGGTTCTATGGGCCGCTCAGCGTATCAAGTCCGTTATCGAGCATGATTCGAAATGAGTTTGCACCTAAGTGTCAGAAAATAAATCCGCGAAGATGCCGAGGCCACATATGTTTGAAGCGCACCGATCCGACACCCCCCCTGGAGTCGCCGATCACCTTCGGCCAGCAATATCAAAGGTATACCGGTGGCAAAAGAAGCGCTTTGTTGGCGCTGTATGCGTGGGGCTGATTGCGTTGGCGCTTCCTGCTGATTCCGCTGGAGAAACGGTTCTGCGAGGTCGCCTCGCCGCGGATATCCTTTCACTTGATCCCGGGACATTCCGCGATGCGAATACGGATGCGGTCGTGCTCCATATCGTTGAAGGTTTGGTTGCATCGCGGGAAGATGGATCGCTTGGTCCCATGCTCGCCAGCCGTTGGAAGATCTCTGACGAGGGCAAAACCTACACGTTTACGTTGCGCGAAGGCGTGGTCTTTCATAACGGTGCTCCGTTCACATCCGATGACGTGCTGTGGTCGCTCACCCGCTATCTGAAACCCAAGACGCACTGGCGGTGCCGTTCCGATTTCAGCCAGGATGGCATGACGCAAATCCTATCGATCCTCACGCCTGATCCTCAAACCGTCGTGATTCGACTCAGCAAAGCAGCCCCACTCTTTCTCAAAACGCTCGCCCGCTCCGATTGCGGGGGCACCGGCATCCTTCAACGTAATTCGGTGGGACCAGATGGTATCTTTCGTACGCCGATCGGTACGGGACCATTCCAGGTAGGGGTCTGGAAGCGTAACCAGTACATCGAACTCGACCGCTTCCCTCGCTACGCTTCGTTGCCGGGCCCGCGTGATGGAAACTGCGGTGGTAAGCAAGCTTTGGTAGACAAGGTACGATTTCTCATCATTCCCGACGGATCGGCAGCACGGGTGGCACTGCTGCGAGGTAGCCTGGATGTTCTTGACGCTGTAAACGCAACAGAACTGGCCAGCATAAAAGGAAAGCCTGGCATCCGCATTGAGATGAACTCAGAGATGGATTTTTACGTACTCCTTTTTCAGACAAAGGATCCAGTTCTGCAAGATGTCCGCATCCGGCGTGCAATCGCTCTATCCATCGACGGCATAGGGTTGACCAGGGTAGTAACGATGGGCACAGCTCAGCCCGACAGCTCACCTGTCCCAAATGTCAGCCCGTTCCATGGGCCGGTAGAATCTGCAATCCTGAAACAGAATTTGGATATGGCGCGTCGCCTCGTAAAGGAAAGCGGCTACCACGGCCAGCCCATTCAGATCATCACCAATCGCCGCTATCCACAAAATTTTGACTCCGCCGTTCTTATCCAAGCAATGGCGGCTCGTGCAGGAATCAACCTGCAAATCGAAATCCTTGACTGGGCCACGCAATCCGA
This genomic stretch from Terriglobus saanensis SP1PR4 harbors:
- a CDS encoding ABC transporter substrate-binding protein, coding for MGLIALALPADSAGETVLRGRLAADILSLDPGTFRDANTDAVVLHIVEGLVASREDGSLGPMLASRWKISDEGKTYTFTLREGVVFHNGAPFTSDDVLWSLTRYLKPKTHWRCRSDFSQDGMTQILSILTPDPQTVVIRLSKAAPLFLKTLARSDCGGTGILQRNSVGPDGIFRTPIGTGPFQVGVWKRNQYIELDRFPRYASLPGPRDGNCGGKQALVDKVRFLIIPDGSAARVALLRGSLDVLDAVNATELASIKGKPGIRIEMNSEMDFYVLLFQTKDPVLQDVRIRRAIALSIDGIGLTRVVTMGTAQPDSSPVPNVSPFHGPVESAILKQNLDMARRLVKESGYHGQPIQIITNRRYPQNFDSAVLIQAMAARAGINLQIEILDWATQSDRYASGSYQTMAHSFSARLDPSFNFLVLIGDKSKEPRKTWDTPYSKQLLQASMQIEDPAKRQLAIDALQRQFIEDVPAVVLYNSTRIAAVRTNVIGYRGWPADQQRLWSVGFK
- a CDS encoding ABC transporter ATP-binding protein translates to MNETTTGPPHLLEVENLCIETAPRHGNPRSLLEDLSFHMVPNEFLAIVGESGSGKTMAARAILGLLPPGVRLAAGAIRLGGRDLTQLTLPQLRAVRGSQIGMVFQEPMVSLNPALTVGHQLAEGLKLHRGLGAEETRELCVKMLSRVRITDPERCLKSFPHEFSGGMRQRIMLASVLLLKPKLLIADEPTTALDTLSQREILELMVELARDNGVATLLITHDLGLVSRYSERVIVLEKGKLIESGDTSQVLTQPAHSYTRRLVCSRPQRSQNKQAPAPDREVLLQIDQACISYPGRPGLFGPSAVKPIVHNIDLTLREGEIMALVGASGSGKTTLGRAVMGLKGLDSGAIRFDGKDIAKLSRKEMRTFRAQAQLIFQDPFSSLDPRMRIDDIIAEPLRHAPGTTAEHFRRVQEVLSEVGLTDFGNRYPHEMSGGQRQRVAIARAIVSRPRLVVADEPVSALDMTIQAQVLALLQRLQADYGFACLFITHDLSVVEQVANRVIVMSNGRIVESGLADEVLRNPQHGYTRALLAATPSLPQLTYTEISLP
- the acnA gene encoding aconitate hydratase AcnA, translating into MNSKHPDSFQAASTLISGDQRVHFFRLHALADEGINLDRLPFALRILLENLLRCEDNRTVTAEDIRFLAHWDPKAEASREIAFMPSRVLMQDFTGIPAIVDLAAMRDAMVALGGDPNKINPLQPAELVIDHSVQVDEYGTKNAYDINTALDFHRNRERYSFLKWGQSSFDNFSVVPSGMGICHQVNLEYLAGVVFTGTPDAEGNVTVYPDTLIGTDSHTTMINGLGVLGWGAGGIEAEAAMLGQPVSMLIPQVVGFRLTGKLKEGTTATDLVLTVTELLRKHGVVGKFVEFYGPSISELPVADRATIANMAPEYGATCGLFPVDAETLRYLRLTGRTDEQIALVEAYYREQGLFYTADTPEAEYSSVIALDLGSVVSSVAGPKRPQDRVALSATASSFEHQLPGLLGPNANRSSIRQILRWEGEGGHASLEGDVTHSLGAPIEPVSPRTSVRSRFGIDPEPYLHHGSIVIAAITSCTSTSNPYIMMAAGLLAKKAVEKGLKTPPWVKTSLAPGSRVVTDYYVKSGLMQYLDALRFHVVGYGCTVCIGNAGALLTDVSQAIEDHGLVAVSVLSGNRNFEGRISPEVRANYLMSPPLVVAYALAGHIGHNFDTDPIGPDQEGAPVFLKDIWPTQAEVSEVIASSINSSMFRKQYSTISDGDQNWQRLQFPVGQTYGWESGSTYIRKAPYFEGMPSQPAPVQDLQGARILASLGDSITTDHISPAGSIKPNGPAGKYLTDHGVKPADFNSYGSRRGNHEVMVRGTFANVRLRNKLTPDTEGGVTRLLPEGMFTTIYEASVAYAQRNTPLAILAGKEYGSGSSRDWAAKGPRLLGVRFVIAESYERIHRSNLVGMGILPLQFLPGQNAESLGLTGEEIYSVGTAPGQLRDLLDTQFTSGKTITIRTESQPGIFIEFPVTVRIDTPQEILYYQHGGILQYVLRQLAARP
- a CDS encoding serine hydrolase domain-containing protein, translated to MKVNPADGLLRVRPREVGVDADAVAALLDEAKDAGLDVHSLLVYRSGHLAVEAYRWPYRSDRPRISHSVTKSFTACAIGLALEEGRLSLTDTVISFFPEHLPARVDANLAAMTIQDLLTMRTGHVEETSGSRWRAIETSWIAEFFKIPVVHKPGTVYVYTSAASYMLSAIVTKVTGQTMHDYLKPRLFEPLDIEGEIWDMGPEGINPGGNGLSCKVVDLLKLGVLHLQKGMWKGKRVLPETWVDDATRAYGDSNYGYHWVTGPEGEFYAMGLFGQLILISPAYDAVITFTSAINDSMACSGHLVPLVHRYLSRLFPKHTLNAEDVADARLEARLKKETEVEKLMSLVESRFEHASILIYNVEENPFGVKALHLDTSPAVCTFRLIDNEGEYAVTAGIGNWLEGETDMPGARLHHGYNLTPLRVVAGGRWLDSDTLELNWIFPETTFRDTVVCRFAGDRITVSRRVNVNSGARQDPDLQGKLISV
- the prpF gene encoding 2-methylaconitate cis-trans isomerase PrpF — its product is MNQVKIPAVYMRGGTSKGVFFRTDSLPEDAELRDRILLRVIGSPDRYGQQIDGMGGATSSTSKVMLVGPSSLPDCDIDYSFGQVAIDKAIIDWSGNCGNLTSAVGPFAIAQGIVGAPSSGIASVRMRHTSLNARIVAHIPMMDGDVVEDGDYELDGVTFPAAEIRVEFLESEAQSQGHGMFPTGNAMDVLKLPGLGDVEATMIFAGNPAVFVDAAQIGMRGDEMQKDVNEDLELLAILETVRAHAAVRMGLAATVEEATLRRLHTPKLCFVSPPLGYKASSGKMVDPTMIDLNARILSMGKLHHAMTGTGAIALGVAAAIPGTVIHRLLGKTMSGVRFGHPSGVMMAGAVAEQRNGTWVLIKAVMSRSARRLMEGNVLVPAALFGSLK